One part of the Candidatus Marinimicrobia bacterium CG08_land_8_20_14_0_20_45_22 genome encodes these proteins:
- a CDS encoding 50S ribosomal protein L3: protein MIGIIGKKLGMSQIFRESGEVVPVTVVQAGPCPVIQVKSKKTDGYVAVQLGFEKKVERLMKKPELGRFKAVKVEPLRYVAEIRDFDPATAKTGENITVEIFKEGDIVKVTGTSKGKGFQGTVKRHNFRGGPKTHGQSDRLRAPGAIGASAYPSRVIKGVKMAGRMGGAQSTIRNLKIAKIDAANNLLYIKGAIPGANGGIVTIRRQER from the coding sequence ATGATTGGAATTATTGGTAAAAAATTGGGAATGAGCCAGATTTTTAGAGAGTCGGGTGAAGTCGTGCCGGTAACGGTCGTTCAAGCCGGCCCTTGTCCGGTCATTCAGGTCAAATCGAAGAAAACGGACGGATATGTCGCGGTGCAATTGGGATTCGAGAAGAAAGTCGAACGCCTGATGAAAAAACCGGAACTTGGACGCTTTAAAGCCGTCAAGGTCGAGCCGCTTCGCTATGTCGCGGAAATTCGGGATTTCGATCCAGCAACTGCAAAAACAGGCGAGAACATTACCGTCGAAATTTTCAAGGAAGGCGACATTGTCAAAGTCACTGGAACCTCAAAAGGAAAAGGATTTCAGGGAACTGTCAAGCGCCACAATTTTAGGGGCGGTCCTAAAACCCACGGTCAGAGCGATCGACTGAGAGCGCCGGGTGCTATTGGCGCGTCGGCTTATCCGTCGCGCGTCATCAAGGGAGTCAAAATGGCGGGCAGAATGGGCGGAGCACAATCGACGATTCGGAATCTCAAGATTGCCAAAATAGACGCCGCCAATAACTTATTATATATTAAAGGTGCCATTCCCGGAGCGAA
- a CDS encoding 30S ribosomal protein S10, whose amino-acid sequence MPGQKIRISLKAYDHNLLDKSTKKIVATAKSTGALVSGPIPLPTQRTIYTVLRSPHVDKKSREQFQTKIHKRLIDILNSTSKTVDALMKLDLPAGVDIEIKV is encoded by the coding sequence GTGCCAGGACAAAAAATTAGAATCAGTTTGAAAGCGTACGATCATAATCTTTTAGATAAGAGCACCAAGAAGATCGTGGCAACGGCGAAATCGACGGGCGCCCTTGTTTCGGGTCCGATTCCACTGCCCACGCAGAGAACGATTTACACTGTTTTGCGGTCGCCGCACGTGGATAAAAAGTCCAGAGAACAGTTTCAAACAAAAATCCATAAAAGACTTATTGATATTTTGAATTCCACGTCGAAAACGGTCGATGCTTTGATGAAATTAGACCTTCCGGCGGGCGTAGATATCGAGATTAAGGTATAA